AAGGTGAGACAACTGATcaagtattttaggcatttgtcctAAGTTCTATCCAGAAAAAATCTAATGGATACCAGCTTGGTATAATGATATTATTCacttcacattattttttatgaatttgcCTATTTTGATAGTGCACATGACATCccaattatgaaatatttatttattagtagtAGTGGTATTTCCCATGGTTATGTATGCAGTACATCATTTACATGTACCCTAAATGATGGAGACCAGAAGAGTGTAAATTTCCCGTAGTAGGAATAGAGTTTATGAATAGAGCCCAGGTTCCTCCAAGATGTATACCTTGCCAACTGGAGATCATAACCAAATCTTAGCAAACCCAGGAGAAAATGCCTGTGTTAATGATACTTGGGAATATAGTATAAGATTCAACAACTTTAGAATAcccaataattatttataaactgTTCTTAGAGATAAGAAACACAACATAAAACGGATTGAAAAGGCAACTCTCACAAATGCCCAGTGTGTCCAAAAATCTTTTAGACCTTTTATACCAATGACAGCGGGAATAAGAAATGAGAGGTTAAGGAATTGATGGAAATGTAAAGAATGAGGAGGGGAACAGAGAAATATGAactacaaaatggaatattatttgataCTCTTAGCAAGgatttttaaagttcttcattATATACAAAGTATGAGTGAAATATTtggataacaaatatttatagaaatgagATTTATATAAAGCAATAGATATTGAGCAACTCTTTACATGGTAATGGATacctatatgtaaatatataggcagaatatgtatataatatgcatgtatacatacatattatgTTGCAACATgaaccaagaaaagaaaaactgtcacTTCCTCTGGAGCACACAGTGACCCTTAATATCAGTGTACATGACCTAGTCTATTCATAATGACTCAACACACAGTAAATCTGAAATACATACAAGGGGCTCCTCATTTACACACTTTGTGAAATGTCAGAACCTGGAGAGTAGAAATGCTTCATGTTCTTTGCATGGAAGGATATTTATGTTTGGTTCTGTAGGGAAAATTGGGTGAATAAGGCCAGTTTGGAGTATATACTCATACCACTGATAATGATTTACTTTAATATATACCTAGTGTTCAAAATAAATGCATGACTGTCTTAGTTGTAAAGCATTACAAATCCAACCTGGGAGTGTTTCAGGCTTTTCTAAAGTGTCCCTCCCTTTTCACCGATTTCCTTCTTTCAAGCTctgaatctgatttcattttcctggctTGTGATGGTGGTTGATGGGTGAGTTTTTTGGGGAAGAGATTTTTCAGGATAAATCCAGACTTACATCTACCATTCTCAGTGCTTTGACGTCATCCTTCTATGTGATCACATAGCCTTCAGTTGAGTTACTCTCTTTTCCCATTACAACCTGCAGCCTTATGATCATAGGACTCCTATTTCAAGAAGCATATAATGATGTGATAAGATGAAGCATCATTGTAGTTTCCGAATATAGGAGTATTTGTAGAGGCAGTGCTAAAGATGCACCTTTCCTTGTCAAGTTTTCTTTGAAACTTGAATGTTCTTTTTAGGTGTGCATAAACTTTTGAAAGGGCATTCCAGAGCATATTATAGTATTTAGATATCAAATATAAAAACTTAGAAGATGTAGTTGttgccagagatgatttaaattaataggtttatattaaaaaatatcattttctttggCTGCATGGACAGCCATGTGATAACATGCCCAAGACATTATAATGTAAAAGCAGATCTTATTTTCAATATCACTTAGGCTGGGAGACCAAGATCAAGGAAGTAGCAGCTATTGTTCTGGTGAGGACATGTGTCCTGCAAATGCAACACTCTTAACATGCTGTCCTCAGCAAATGTGCAGATAATCCTTAGAACATATGAATCTTTGGCCAAGACCAATCCATCTGTTACAGTTATTACAGTAGAATTGATGATAATCTGGATTTGAGGCTTCTCCCTTAAAGATCCTTGTGCATTTCATACAGGTTTCAGTCCAAAAACTACCAGTATGTTCTGGCCTTGGTTTTTGCTATTGAGGAGATCAACAAGAACCCCCAGCTTTTACCCAACGTGACCTTGGGATTTGATCTCTATAATGTCATGCACAGTGACATGATGGTGATGCAGAATCCCTTCATCTGGCTTGCAGGACTAGAAGAGGATGTTCCTAATTACATGTGTAGGAAATGGAGTAAGTCTGTAGCTGTAATATCAGGAACAAGCATTGCTGTCCAAGTAGGGACACTGCTGGAACTCTACAAAATTCCACAGGTGAGTGTGTAAGTGAAAGAGAGGGATAAAACACATCACCTGAGGTGCCTGACTTAGACCCAAAAATTTAAGTGACAGAACCAAATACACTTGCCACAGCATGTGATCAAACGTGAAGGCATATAGAGATTAGGTGGATTAGCCACATattatcagaagcagagtgttgGCGAGTGAAaaggagaaatgttttccttaatcTGTGAATGTAATGTCTCAGGAACTAGGATGTTTTCATGCAGGGGgatgagaaaaatgagatatTGTAAACTCTTCTGATGCTTCCATCATCTGCTTAATTTCTTCAGGAGTAAGATAGTACACTATGGCAATATCCTTACACATATTTCTTGCATTTTCTCTTAGCTGACTCTTGGGCCTTTTGAACCACTTCTGAGTGACAGTGGTCAGTTTCCTTCCCTCTATCAGATGGCCCCCAAAGACACTTCTCTGGCCCATGGCATAGTCTCCTTGATGCTTCATTTCAGCTGGACCTGGGTGGGTTTGACCACCTCAGACCTCCCAAAAGGTATTCAGTTTATGTCCAATTTGAAAGTCGAGATGCAGAAGAATGGCATCTGTGTGGACTTTGTGGAACTGATCCCAGTCACTGAGGATTCTTATTTTTCACTCCAGAATAGGTTTCATATCCAGATCCtaaaatcatcagcaaatgtggTGATTCTTTTCTGTGACACTGATTCACTCATAGGCATCAGCTTTCCAACATGGGGACGTGTAATGACATGGAAAGTCTGGGTCACCACCTCACAATGGGATTTTGCCAGTGGTGAGCATCATATCCTGCTGCACTCGTTCCATGGGACTCTCATTTTTTCACACCACCATAGTGAGATCTctggtttcaaaaactttctttGGACAGCTAACCCTTCCAAGTACCCAGAAGACATTTACCTCTTAAGATTCTGGTCATTGGTTTTTGATTGCTCAGTTACTGGGGCATCCTGTAAAACTTTGCAGAACTGTCCACTGAATGCCTCCTTGGAATCCTTGCCTCCACATCGTTTTGATATGAGCATGAGTGATGGGAGTTACAACATATATAATGCTGCTTATGCTGTGGCTCACAGCGTACATGAGATGCTTCTACAATTGTTAGAAATGCAGCCAGTGAACAATGGGGCAAAGGTGGCATTTTCTCCATGGCAGGTAATTTGGTTTCCATTGTATGACATGTACTCCTGAAGTGATCCCCTTAAGAGCTTCTGCCGGTGTTCAAACCAAGTAGCTTGGGATCCTTTCTCCAATCACAAGATATATATGAGCCTCTGCTTGAAATTTGTCATAAGACACAGGGTTCCATTGACAAGTGGGAAGGTAACTTGGATAAGGTTCACTGCTGTGTCTTAAAAAGTACTCTCCCATCCTGTCAATTTAAATATGACTTGTGAATACCTAGACTGTGTCATTCCATTTTCAgtctcagtggtaaaaaaaaaaaatattgctttttagTGTCAAATGTTGTTGAGTATGTTCAGCCACAATGTGTCATAAGACATCTCATTAAATTGCATATTTTTTATCCTGGTAACTGTACTACAGATGGTTTTCCTAGGTACACTGAGAAAATAAGTGAGTGTTAGTAGCATGGACTCCACAGTTGGAAATGATCAGAATCTCACAGTTAGATCTTTTTGATTGCCCTAGTTTTTAGATGAAAATGAGTGAAATCATACTTACTTTGATGTAGTTCTCATCATGTTTTAGTTTTAATTCATTGGGTGGCTATAAAAAGTTCCCTTTGTTTATTTGTGATTACAAACAAAAGGCTTTCTTTAAACTGGGCTTGATGTGTTATTGCTTGGGCAGTCTTCATGtgaatataatgtattttttcagTTGCACCCGTTTCTCAAGAACCTCCAATTTACCAATCCTGCGGGTGACCTAGTGAATTTGAATCACTTGAGGAATTTGGAAGCTGAATATGACATTCTCAACTTTTGGAATTTTCCTTATGGTGTTGGACATAAGGTTAAAGTAGGACAGTTTTCCCCTTATGCCTCACAGAGCCAGAAGTTGTCTCTCTCTGAGAATTCGATAGAGTGGGCCACAGGAATTACAGAGGTAAGTTGCACCTGATCATAAGGTTCACAATGCACATTGTTACCCATAATTCATATGGGGATTTGTGCCACTTGGCTTATTAAAAACACACTTAGAGACATTAAACTACACCCCTTCCAATCTAAatactttcttatgtttttaGTGGCTGAGGTTTGATACTACACGCACTTGTTCCTCCACATGTTTTGAatctatttatttagaaaataaacttgCCTGCCATCATTGTGTCAGAAATAGGTATTTACAGTTTAAGTGAACAGGTTGTACAGGACTTGAAAACACTCTACATGGAACATAAGCAATAGTCCCATCTCTGACCAACACTCATCTGATTTTTCTCAGACTCCACACTCAGTATGCAGTGAGAGTTGTAGCCCTGGATTCAGGAAAACCCCTCTGGAGGGAAAGCCTACCTGTTGTTTTGATTGCACACCTTGTCCTgagaatgagatttccaatcagACCGGTAAGTCAGTGCCAGCCTCATGGAGAAGTTAACACCTGTTTCTTAAAATAGTCCTCTTCTCCATGGAAAGAAAAGGATGTGGAGTATGACTGCTGAGAAGATTCTTTTCACCTTCTGGTAGAAGTTAAACCTTATATTCAGTAATAACccttaaaatgataaaagtttTCACACTATACTGCATGTAGTATTTGCAAAATCATTTAGGTAAATTCACGTCTGTGTTCCTTGTACATGAATAGATAATGCTTTCACCTAATTCAAGTATAGCATGCTTGGAGTGAGAAAGCACAACTCTCATCAAACTGTGTGTAATTTGAAAAACTGTATTAGAAATTATACAGTATATCATGCTGAGGATAATACTCATCAGATATCATAAATGAGCTAACCTTAGCCTTTGAGCAAAATCATTGCGtatcaaaatataaatcttcAGGAACATTCCTATGcttacactcatacacactcatgagtaaaatttattttgaaagaatacaGGCTGACTTCCATGGTAAAAAGTATGCATATCAAGGTACATCAATGACAGCAAATTCAACACAAGCCCTTGAAGATAGGATGTGGACattataaggaaactgaagtaaataaaaattggaagagCTTACAGTTGCTGATcataaaacaagtaaaatttaTGAACCTCAACCAGTTGGAACAGTACTAAAAACAAGATTacaatgtctgtgtgtgttgcaCAAAGAGAGCTGAAGAGATCTCTGCACAGATATAAAAGATACTAATACTAGAACATGTGAATCATTTAATGGTGATAGATTGAAGAATatagaagaaattcagaaatttccagatagaaacattataaaaactttgagaaatatttgaaaaatccaagTAAACTcatagttattaaaataattcccaatacTTTTATTGTGATAAACACCTTTATCAAACGTTCACATAGGAAAGGAACTCTTTCTCAACTCCTGTACAGAATaggaaaaattctgtttcttctacaGGAACATCTTAACTTGTTTGATCAAATACTGCCAGATATTTcagcaaaatgaaattgtaagacactgttgttgaaataaattcacacatagaaattttaa
This region of Oryctolagus cuniculus chromosome 16 unlocalized genomic scaffold, mOryCun1.1 SUPER_16_unloc_1, whole genome shotgun sequence genomic DNA includes:
- the LOC138847764 gene encoding vomeronasal type-2 receptor 116-like translates to MHSDMMVMQNPFIWLAGLEEDVPNYMCRKWSKSVAVISGTSIAVQVGTLLELYKIPQLTLGPFEPLLSDSGQFPSLYQMAPKDTSLAHGIVSLMLHFSWTWVGLTTSDLPKGIQFMSNLKVEMQKNGICVDFVELIPVTEDSYFSLQNRFHIQILKSSANVVILFCDTDSLIGISFPTWGRVMTWKVWVTTSQWDFASGEHHILLHSFHGTLIFSHHHSEISGFKNFLWTANPSKYPEDIYLLRFWSLVFDCSVTGASCKTLQNCPLNASLESLPPHRFDMSMSDGSYNIYNAAYAVAHSVHEMLLQLLEMQPVNNGAKVAFSPWQLHPFLKNLQFTNPAGDLVNLNHLRNLEAEYDILNFWNFPYGVGHKVKVGQFSPYASQSQKLSLSENSIEWATGITETPHSVCSESCSPGFRKTPLEGKPTCCFDCTPCPENEISNQTDMDQCMKCLDHQYANRERNQCFYKKLTFLSFEESLGMTLVCTALCFSVLTAVVIGVFVKHRDTPIVKANNRCLSYILLIALIFCFLCSLLFIGHPNTTTCVLQQTTFGVVFTVAVSTVLAKTITVLLAFKVTAPGRRMRHWLLSGVPNSIIPICSLIQLALCGIWLGTSPPFIDTDAHSEHGHIILVCNKGSVISFYCVLGYLGSLAMASFTVAFLARSLPGTFNEAKFLTFSMLVFCSVWVTFLPVYHSTKGKVMVAVEVFSILASGAGLLGCIFVPKCYIILLRPEKNALKGLRDRRISKETDVLRCSS